One part of the Coturnix japonica isolate 7356 chromosome 24, Coturnix japonica 2.1, whole genome shotgun sequence genome encodes these proteins:
- the BCL9L gene encoding B-cell CLL/lymphoma 9-like protein has product MHPDNKLPSHGKAGSSGAPAQHHNVSQAPTCNLGSKGVGAGSHGSKATQISPGNSGLKNSQNTVPNFSSLKGKVKRERSISVDSGEQREAGTPSLDTESKGEVAPRSKRRCVLERKQPYSGDEWCSGPDSEEDDKPISSAHNCNVADPAMSTASQLGPGSNPLPNLNETSSSSTPHGTAPGLRSDGAGGGGGGTGKQPSQFVYVFTTHLANTAAEAVLQGRADSILAYHQQNVPRAKLDQVPAPKVLGVAEQVPINPPSANTPQSQPPAPQASQPQPQPPPPQPPPPPQAISQTALPAPNSLPQEGTSEDVRRELTPNSIGNNSGSNQPGSNHPNTPTASTTTMQPGQVDSATSSSNLLGEGPGSGMQGNGQTGLGSRNSMNSEGLSKEQLEHRERSLQTLRDIERLLLRSGEAEPFMKSTQSMGEAGNAPQPQAAPAQPPAPPASMKKYEEPLQSMISQTQSLGGPSLEHEVPHHPGTDMGQQMNMMMQRLNQDSLTPEQVAWLKLQQEFYEEKRRKEEQISIHGRPMQEIMIPQSMGSMMMRGPPPPYHSKPGEQWPPGMGSQLRGPMDVQDPMQLRGGPPFPGPRFPGNQIQRVSGFGGMQNMPLDALGPMNAMQRPVRPGMGWSDDLPPMGGPGNFPQGSLPYPSGQGDPERFMNPRAREEILRHQLMEKRPVAMQRPMGMSSNSMSQGMEMERMIQAHRQMDPSMFAGQIAGDNLSNNPMGMDFAGTRGILSPPMSQSGLRDMDAPMGPGNLNMNMNVNMNMNMNLNVQMTPQQQMMMSQKMRGPDMMAHQGMSPEELARARAQNGNGSAMLGGPQKMMIPSQFPSQGQQGFSSGQGPYPNMPQEMGNASDMFSPEQGTMPVGSISGTTRLSHIPLPPASNPAPAQGGNLANMHPAPSRGLGRRPSDLTINISQMNSPSMGHLKSPTLSQVHSPLVTSPSANLKSPQTPSQMVSMPPSNQSGPLKSPQVMSSSLNVRSPTGSPSRLKSPSMAVPSPGWVPSPKPTMPSPGVNQSKQTLSMNSSTSMAGLDQGSLPSGPRSSSSAPASNQPASSTMNPNMPFTSSPDPSPSQNPLSLMMSQMSKYAMPSSTPLYHNAIKTIATSDDELLPDRPMLPPGSMAGVTGNQTNQLHLNSVGPGSSQSPMGINLPGQQPLSHEPPPTSMMSSPNPLGSNIPMHPSAPGPGVPPQNPMMLPPGPQDSLNQQCGPVPNSSQMIPSNQLVFPRMQQPHNAMQSPAGNMPMAPGGAGGPGMQQHFPPGMSLPPEDLPSQQPGQMPPQQHMMGKNIPPRIGEPYPAVLPGVASVLNDPELSEVIRPTPTGIPEFDLSRIIPSEKPSSTLQYFPKSDSQAPKSQPSNLHLMNLQNMMADQPPVRPGMNAPSLPGQQGVQRGLGMPMCHPGQVPMLGRTGIPPQQGMMGNSMHQGMMSPQQSLMAQQNFMLMQAKQRSMSVSGEMYAQTGHIMSPQGSLMGPPPQQNLMVTHQMRQRSVSLDSQMSYIPGPGNMANLPF; this is encoded by the exons ATGCACCCTGACAACAAACTGCCCAGCCATGGCAAGGCAGGCAGCAGCGgtgccccagcccagcaccacaACGTGAGCCAAGCACCCACCTGCAACCTGGGCTCGAAGGGTGTGGGTGCGGGCAGCCATGGCAGCAAGGCCACCCAGATCTCCCCTGGCAACTCTGGACTGAAAAACAGCCAGAACACTGTCCCAAACTTCAGCTCCTTGAAAGGCAAGGTGAAACGGGAACGGAGCATCTCAGTGGACTCCggagagcagagagaagccGGCACCCCGTCACTGGACACAGAGTCGAAAG GTGAGGTGGCTCCTCGCAGCAAGAGGCGGTGTGTGCTGGAAAGGAAGCAGCCGTACAGTGGGGACGAATGGTGCTCTGGGCCAGACAGCGAGGAAGACGACAAGCCCATCAGCAGTGCACACA ATTGTAATGTAGCAGATCCTGCAATGTCCACGGCCTCGCAGCTTGGCCCAGGGTCCAACCCGTTGCCAAACCTGAATGAGACCAGTTCTTCCAGCACACCCCATGGTACTGCCCCAGGCTTACGGTCGGATGGTGCtggaggtggaggtggtggAACAGGAAAGCAGCCTTCGCAGTTCGTCTACGTCTTCACAACACACCTCGCTAACAC AGCTGCGGAAGCTGTCTTGCAGGGCCGAGCTGACTCCATTCTGGCCTATCATCAGCAAAACGTCCCACGGGCAAAGCTAGACCAG GTGCCAGCTCCTAAAGTGCTGGGAGTTGCTGAGCAGGTTCCAATTAACCCTCCTTCTGCCAACACTCCCCAGTCGCAGCCACCAGCACCTCAAGCAAGTCAGCCACAGCCGCAGCCTCCCCCACCgcagcctcctcctccacctcagGCCATCAGTCAGACAGCTCTACCTGCACCCAACAGCCTGCCCCAGGAGGGGACGAGTGAAGATGTCCGAAGAGAACTGACTCCCAACTCCATAGGAAACAACAGCGGCAGCAACCAGCCCGGAAGTAACCATCCCAATACACCCACTGCATCGACCACCACCATGCAGCCTGGGCAAGTGGACTCTGCCACGTCCAGCTCCAACCTCCTTGGGGAGGGCCCAGGCTCGGGGATGCAGGGGAATGGGCAGACAGGTCTGGGCTCCAGGAACTCTATGAACTCAGAAGGGCTCTCgaaggagcagctggagcaccGAGAGCGCTCTTTGCAGACCCTGCGGGACATTGAACGTCTGCTGCTGCGCAGCGGGGAGGCTGAGCCGTTCATGAAGTCCACCCAGAGCATGGGAGAGGCTGGGAATGCCCCTCAGCCACAGGCTGCTCCTGCCCAGCCCCCTGCACCCCCTGCCAGCATGAAGAAGTACGAAGAGCCTCTGCAGTCCATGATTTCCCAGACCCAGAGCCTTGGTGGCCCCAGCCTGGAACACGAGGTGCCCCACCATCCTGGCACTGACATGGGGCAGCAGATGAATATGATGATGCAGCGGCTGAACCAGGACAGCCTGACGCCAGAGCAGGTGGCCTGGCTTAAGCTGCAGCAGGAGTTCTACGAGGAGAAGCgcaggaaggaagagcagaTCAGCATCCATGGCCGACCCATGCAGGAAATCATGATCCCACAATCTATGGGCAGCATGATGATGCGTGGCCCTCCCCCACCCTACCACAGTAAGCCTGGGGAGCAGTGGCCGCCAGGCATGGGCAGCCAGCTGCGGGGACCCATGGACGTGCAGGACCCTATGCAGCTAAGGGGAGGGCCACCCTTCCCAGGGCCACGATTCCCTGGAAATCAAATACAGAGAGTCTCTGGCTTTGGAGGGATGCAGAACATGCCCTTGGATGCTCTTGGTCCTATGAATGCCATGCAGAGGCCGGTCAGGCCTGGCATGGGGTGGAGTGATGATCTGCCTCCGATGGGAGGTCCCGGGAACTTCCCACAGGGCTCCCTGCCCTACCCATCAGGGCAAGGGGACCCTGAAAGGTTCATGAATCCACGTGCCAGGGAGGAGATTCTGCGGCACCAGCTGATGGAGAAACGCCCGGTGGCAATGCAGAGGCCGATGGGGATGTCCAGCAACTCCATGAGCCAGGGTATGGAAATGGAGAGGATGATACAGGCTCACAGACAGATGGATCCATCCATGTTTGCTGGGCAGATAGCAGGGGACAATCTGAGCAACAACCCAATGGGAATGGATTTTGCAGGAACTCGAGGGATACTGAGTCCCCCTATGAGCCAGTCAGGCCTTCGGGACATGGACGCACCCATGGGCCCTGGTAACCTCAACATGAACATGAATGTCAACATGAACATGAACATGAACCTCAATGTCCAGATGACCCCCCAGCAGCAGATGATGATGTCGCAGAAGATGAGGGGCCCTGACATGATGGCCCATCAGGGTATGAGCCCTGAGGAGCTGGCCAGGGCAAGGGCTCAGAATGGCAACGGCAGTGCAATGTTGGGGGGACCGCAGAAAATGATGATTCCCTCCCAGTTCCCCAGCCAAGGACAACAAGGTTTCTCGAGTGGGCAGGGACCTTACCCCAACATGCCTCAGGAGATGGGCAATGCCTCAGACATGTTCAGCCCTGAGCAGGGCACCATGCCTGTCGGAAGCATCAGTGGTACCACTAGACTCAGCCACATCCCTCTGCCCCCAGCCTCCAATCCCGCTCCTGCACAAGGGGGAAACCTGGCCAATATGCACCCAGCACCTTCCCGGGGGTTGGGCCGCCGACCCTCCGACCTCACCATCAACATCAGCCAGATGAACTCCCCCAGCATGGGTCACCTTAAATCCCCCACCCTCAGCCAGGTGCACTCCCCACTGGTCACTTCACCCTCTGCCAACCTCAAGTCCCCGCAGACGCCATCGCAGATGGTCAGCATGCCACCTTCTAACCAGTCTGGACCCCTAAAGTCTCCCCAGGTGATGAGCTCCTCACTTAACGTCCGCTCTCCAACTGGCTCACCAAGCCGCCTGAAGTCCCCTTCTATGGCTGTTCCTTCCCCGGGTTGGGTGCCATCTCCCAAACCCACAATGCCCAGCCCAGGAGTCAACCAGAGCAAGCAGACGCTCAGCATGAACTCCTCCACGTCCATGGCAGGACTGGATCAGG GTTCTCTCCCTTCTGGGCCCAGGAGTAGCTCTTCTGCACCAGCCAGCAACCAACCAGCCTCCAGCACCATGAACCCCAACATGCCTTTTACTTCCTCTCCAGATCCATCTCCCTCCCAGAACCCCCTTTCTCTGATGATGTCTCAGATGTCCAAGTACGCCATGCCCAGCTCCACACCACTCTACCACAATGCCATCAAAACCATCGCCACCTCTGATGATGAGCTGCTGCCAGACAGGCCTATGCTTCCACCTGGAAGTATGGCAG gTGTGACAGGGAATCAAACGAATCAGCTGCACTTAAACTCCGTGGGACCTGGATCGTCCCAGAGCCCCATGGGAATTAACCTGCCTGGTCAGCAGCCTCTTTCCCACGAACCACCCCCTACTTCTATGATGTCCTCCCCAAACCCGCTAGGCTCCAACATTCCTATGCACCCGAGTGCACCGGGGCCGGGTGTGCCCCCCCAGAACCCCATGATGCTGCCTCCAGGGCCCCAGGACTCGCTGAACCAGCAGTGTGGCCCCGTGCCCAACAGTTCCCAGATGATTCCTTCCAACCAGCTCGTGTTCCCCCGCATGCAACAGCCCCACAACGCCATGCAGTCTCCTGCAGGAAACATGCCCATGGCTCCTGGTGGGGCAGGCGGCCCTGGCatgcagcagcatttcccaCCAGGGATGTCATTGCCACCTGAGGAccttccttcccagcagccTGGCCAGATGCCTCCTCAGCAACACATGATGGGCAAGAACATCCCTCCTCGGATCGGTGAGCCCTACCCAGCCGTGCTTCCCGGGGTGGCATCGGTACTGAACGATCCTGAGCTCAGTGAGGTCATCCGCCCCACACCCACGGGCATCCCCGAGTTTGACCTCTCCAGGATCATCCCTTCGGAGAAGCCAAGCAGCACCTTGCAGTATTTCCCCAAGAGTGACAGCCAAGCACCCAAATCGCAGCCTTCCAACCTCCACCTCATGAACCTGCAGAACATGATGGCTGATCAGCCCCCTGTCAGGCCAGGTATGAACGCTCCCAGCCTTCCAGGGCAGCAGGGTGTGCAGAGGGGGCTCGGCATGCCCATGTGCCATCCTGGACAAGTGCCCATGCTGGGCAGGACAGGCATACCGCCCCAGCAAGGCATGATGGGCAACAGCATGCACCAGGGCATGATGTCTCCGCAGCAGAGCCTGATGGCCCAGCAGAATTTCATGCTGATGCAGGCCAAGCAGAGGAGCATGTCCGTGTCGGGGGAGATGTATGCCCAGACAGGACACATCATGTCACCTCAGGGCTCTCTTATGGGGCCCCCACCGCAGCAGAACCTAATG